Part of the Pseudomonas abietaniphila genome is shown below.
CAAAGGGAGTGCCTCAAGTAATGCATGCGCTTCTTCCACTGAATCGACATCCATTATGAATACCGGACCGCGTCTGTCTTGCAAGGCATACCACTGGTCAATCTTCCCTTGAAGATACAGCCGAACGGTGGCGGTGACTTCCTGAGGCATGATCGCCTTGAGCTGCTCGAGGTCCGGCGGGTTCACAAACTGGCCGATCGCTAGAACTCGAGTGGTTGGAACGGGCTTCAAATAAGCCGTGTTGCTGTCAGTACTCATACATTCTCCACAACCGCTAGTTGGCATTAGGTCTTAATTGCTACCCGGCATGAATCGATCGCGTTTCTCCTGGACAAACTGCTGCACTGTCATCGGTGGCAAACCGGTGATGTCCTGAATGAGTGAGTCATGTCCCGCGAAAATACCGTTCTGATAGTCTCGGTACACCGCGCTCACATGCTGTATGAAATGCTCCGGTAAACCCAACGCGCTCAGGCGCTGTTCAAAACCCTCAATGCTCTCGGGCACATAACGAATTTCTCTTCCCAGCGCCTCGCCAACGGCTGCTGCGATCTGCTGGTGGTTCATTTCCTTCGCGCCAAAAAGCGGGTAGACCTTGCCGACGTGCCTGGCGGGTTCAAGCAAGATGGCCGCGATCAGCCGACCTTGATCCTCGGCGGCAATCGGCGCATGACGTCCCTCCCCGGCGGGTACTTGAAGAATGCCGTGTTGCGCAATCAAGGGAAGTTGAAAGCCATAGAGCAACCACTCCATAAAGAAGGTCGGCCGCAGATGGGTAGTCGGGATACCGGACCAATTGAACACCTGCTCTGAAAACCAATGGTCTCGAGCGGCATGGCTGGCGGCATCGCGGCGCGCAGATATCTGAGACATATTCACGACGGCCTGCACGCCGGATTCGCGTGCGGCTTCGGCAAAGAAGGCCGTAGCATTCAGAATGCCCGGCTGCATGATCGGGTAAACGAAATACGCCGCGTGTACGCCTTGCATCGCGCTCCGGACGCTATGGAAATCCACCAGGTCACCCAGTGCCACTTCAACCCCACGATCCCGTAGAGCTTGCGCGCGGGCATCGTCGCTGCGCACAAACGCCCTGACTTGAGCGCCTTTCGCGAGCAGATGATCAATCGCATACCCGCCGGTTGCGCCCGTGGCCCCTGTCACCAGAATCCGGTGATCGCTATTCATGTATCCAGTCTCCATCTGTTTGTACTTTTCTGATGGGGTATCCATGAGCATGCATCGCTGGCTGTGCAGCTCGGCAGCGCCGGCATCACACACCACGGGGCGGAAATCGCCTGACGAGTGTGTGTCTAACGACTAAGATTTCCCTGTTGTCTGCTGACGTGAGCTTGAGGCTAGACGCCTTGGGAAAGCCGATCAATGTCAAAAAGTCCGCGTTCTGTGACAAATCGTCCGCGCAGGAGCCCAGCATGAATTCCGACCATTGGCTCAACTACCTCACCGCCGAAGGGATCATCATTTCTCAAAGTTTTCTCAAGGGTGATTGGGGTGTGGAGATGGAAAGTGCCCAAGGCACGTATTTCCACTTCGTTGCTCAGGGAAGCGCACTTTTCGCAACTGAAGGCGGCAAGGAGATCTGCCTTGGGGCTGGCGACCTGATCGTTTTGCCGCGGGGTGATGCTCATGTTCTCAAACGGTTCAAAGACAGCAAGACCCTTTCCCTCGGCCGTTTTATAAGCCACTCAAAAGGGCTTCATCGCCGAGACCCTGATGCCACGAGTTTCATCTGTGGATCGTTCGGCATCGACCGAGACATGGTCATGCCCGCAATCAAATCCCTTCCCAACTCGCTGCACCTCAGGAGCGAGTCGAGGGACCTTCCTTCGGCCATTACCGACACCCTGAAACAGCTGCGCGCTGAGGTGGAACAGTCCAGACTCGGCAGTCAGGTGGTGATCCGACACCTGCTGTCCACCCTGTTCGTGTACGTGTTGCGGGAGTGGTCCGAGAACTCAGCCAAGGAGGCCGGAAACTGGTTTTCGGCCATGCAAAACCCACTCATCGCCAAAGCCCTCGCATGCATCCATGAGAAGCCTCACCACACTTGGACACTGGAGCGTTTGGCGCAGGAGGCCTCCATGTCACGGTCAGCATTTGCGAAACAGTTCCGCGATACCGTAGGTGAAACACCGCATTCCTACCTGACGAGGTGGCGGCTCGGAATTGCAGCTCAACTGCTGGGGCAAACGACGCTGAGCATTGGCGAAATAGCCTATAAGGTTGGCTTTCAATCCGAATACTCATTCAACCGGGCGTTCAAAACAGCGCGGGGCATCACCCCCGCGAAGGCCAGAGAACAACAGCGAGTAGACGCCGTTGGCCCCTTGATTCCGGTTTGAACGCTGCGCCCGCTCGGGCCGCTCACCAAAGCGCCACGTGAAGATCTCGGTGCTCGCTGACACACGCTACAGTTTGAATTTCGCCACCATGCCGTTAAAGGAAATGGCCAGGCGAGAAAGCTCCTGAGTAGAGGCGCTGGTTTGATTTGCGCCCGCCGCACTCTGAGCCGAGAGGTCCTGTATGTTCGTCAGGTTTCGGTCTACAGATCGCGCAACTTGCGCCTGCTCTTCCGCAGCGCTGGCAATAATGAGGTTTTGCTCGTTGATCCGCCCTACCCCGTCACTGATACGCTCCAGCGCTGCTCCCGCTTCTGTCGCCAAGGATTGTGTACTGAGCGCGAGCGTCTGGCTTTTTCCCATAGCCTGCACTGCTTCATCAGCGCCCTGTCGCACCTTGTTGATCATCGATTCGATTTCACCGGTCGAATCTTGAGTACGATGCGCCAAAGCACGGACTTCATCGGCTACCACCGCAAACCCGCGACCTTGCTCACCGGCTCGCGCAGCCTCAATTGCAGCATTCAGCGCCAGCAAGTTGGTTTGCTCTGCAATGCTTCGAATGACATCCAGCACCTTCGTGATATCCCGGATCTGGCTCGCCAGGTTTTGAACACGCTGGGTAGAGTCAGTGATCTCCAGCGTCATGGTATCCATGGCCGTGATCGCTTGCTTGACCTGGCCCTGGCCACTGATAGCTTCTTCTGCAGTCTGCGCAGAAGCCTGCGATGCATTGGCCGCACTGCGAGCAACCTCCTCAGCGGCAGCTGTCATCTGATTAACCGCAGTGGCCGCTTGTTGGATTTCATCATTTTGGCGTACCAGCGCCTTCGTCCCTTCGTAGGTGACTGCAGTCAACTCCTCTGCGGCCGATGCCAACTGATCCGAAGCACCTGCTATCTGCTGGACAGTACCCTTCAGGTTGCTTTGCATATTTGCCAACGCCCTGAGCAATTGACCGGTCTCGTCCTTTCCACCTTCGACAATGGGGTGAGTCAGGTCGCCGTCAGCCACCTTGGCGGCGCTGTGCATGGACTCAAAGATGGGTTGGGTGATGACGTTCGTCACTACAAGACCGAGCCCAATTGCGCTGCCAACGGCGACGAGTGACCCCACCAGTAAGATCCATGTCGATTGGCGGTTGGTCTCTACGCCCGTTTCAGCAGATTCGTTCGCTTGCCGACCATTGGAAGAAATGATGATGTCCAACTCTTCTGTCAGTTTTTTGTACACGGGCTCAAACACAGCGCTGATCAATCTGTCGAGTTGCTCAGAATCCCCGCTGCGTAGAGCGCCGTTGATATCTCTGATGGCGGCGGTATACGTGACCCAGTCACGCAGAAAGGCATCCCCAGCCGTTCGCTCGTCATCGTCTAACGGTGCAGTGCGATAAGCATCAAAATCTTTTTTAGCCTGGATAACGTTCTCGTCAACGCCCCTGAGAGACTCTTCAATCTCCCGCTGAGGCATCTTTCTCGTCGTAGATGCGATAGCCTTGAACATATTCCCACTGGAAGCAGTAACATTACTCTTTACCGAGGCAATCTTGGTGATGCAATACAGATTGTTGTCAACAGAATCACGAAACAAGTCGTAAAGCCGTGAGATCCCCGACTGCCCTAATACCGCCACCACAATTGTAATGGCTGCACAGATACCAAACGCGGACAGAAGCTTAGGCCTCAATTTCAGATTTTTTATTCCGGACATAGGAGTACTCGACAAAAGAGTTTTAGATGAGGTCTGTGCATTTCATGCGAATTTTTATAGTTTGCGAAAAACGGGGCTTTTTGGCGAAACTTAGGCAGGAGCGGTCGAACCCAATACTGGCTAATAAATAGCTGCGCTTTGGGAAACCGTTGAATCAAAAGCCAAAATAAATCTGATGCGGACAGCCAGACACATAAAATAATTACAAATTTATTACATGCCTGCGTCTCAGATTTGGAAAATTTGAATCTAAAATCCTGGCTATAACAGTCTTTTTAATTGCCAGCTTGCACAGAGACTAGCTGCACTCATTAACGGAGCCAATGCTTGATCGTTCAGATTCTTTGTCAATTCGTGCTCAACAGCGTTGGTTTCGCCCTATTTATTGAGCAGGGCCATGAATAGCTGACAAGCCCAGAACGGGGCACAAAGTTTTATTCGAAGTGGGCAAAGCGAGGTCCTGGTGGGCTCGTTATGCCAGGCCCCACTTTCAGTCACTGTGACTAGATCTACCCCACATCGCTAACCGCACTCCCTTCACCAGTAACGAACCTTCTGCTGACCGTAACCTGTTGGGAGCAGCACTGAGACCAGGGGTCCAGTCGCACCCCATCGACCGTTACTTTTTCGCCGTCGTTTCTTTGCCGGCCTGCGGCCAACCGCCACCCAGTGCACGGAAGGTCGAGACTGCCGCGCGCGCGTCATTGGCGTGTAGTTGCGCCAGTTGATCCCTCGAAGTCAGCAGCTGGCGATCTTCGTCCAGCACTTCAACCAAGCTCACAGCACCGCCCTTGTAGGCGTCCTGCGCTGCATCGCGGGCAGTCTGGTGCGCGGTGACTTCCTGATCCACTTCACTGCGCTGGGATTCGAGTTCGACCAGCGTCACGATCGAGTCCTCGACGTCCTCGGTGGCCTTCAACATGGCCTGCCGGTACTCGGCCAGTGCCTCAGCGTTGGCGCCTTTGGCCTGAGCCACTTCAGCATCCACCCGACCGAAATCGAACAGCCGCCAGTGCAGGCCGATGATCGCTTGCGGTTGAAACGCCGCCGAGCTGAATAACTGACCACTGTGGGCGGTATCGAAGCCGAGCAGACCGGACAGCGAGACCTTCGGGTAGTACTCGGAAATCGCCGCGCCGATGCGCGCATTGGACGCCGCCAGTTTGCGTTCGGCGGCAATCACGTCAGGACGACGACGCAGCAGTTCAGCCGGGCCTTGCGAATCGCTGATGGTCGGCACGCTGTATTGCTGCGGGC
Proteins encoded:
- a CDS encoding muconolactone Delta-isomerase family protein; the encoded protein is MSTDSNTAYLKPVPTTRVLAIGQFVNPPDLEQLKAIMPQEVTATVRLYLQGKIDQWYALQDRRGPVFIMDVDSVEEAHALLEALPLGKAGLMKFDLTPLGPLKQLQFILEDS
- a CDS encoding NmrA family NAD(P)-binding protein, which gives rise to MNSDHRILVTGATGATGGYAIDHLLAKGAQVRAFVRSDDARAQALRDRGVEVALGDLVDFHSVRSAMQGVHAAYFVYPIMQPGILNATAFFAEAARESGVQAVVNMSQISARRDAASHAARDHWFSEQVFNWSGIPTTHLRPTFFMEWLLYGFQLPLIAQHGILQVPAGEGRHAPIAAEDQGRLIAAILLEPARHVGKVYPLFGAKEMNHQQIAAAVGEALGREIRYVPESIEGFEQRLSALGLPEHFIQHVSAVYRDYQNGIFAGHDSLIQDITGLPPMTVQQFVQEKRDRFMPGSN
- a CDS encoding AraC family transcriptional regulator encodes the protein MNSDHWLNYLTAEGIIISQSFLKGDWGVEMESAQGTYFHFVAQGSALFATEGGKEICLGAGDLIVLPRGDAHVLKRFKDSKTLSLGRFISHSKGLHRRDPDATSFICGSFGIDRDMVMPAIKSLPNSLHLRSESRDLPSAITDTLKQLRAEVEQSRLGSQVVIRHLLSTLFVYVLREWSENSAKEAGNWFSAMQNPLIAKALACIHEKPHHTWTLERLAQEASMSRSAFAKQFRDTVGETPHSYLTRWRLGIAAQLLGQTTLSIGEIAYKVGFQSEYSFNRAFKTARGITPAKAREQQRVDAVGPLIPV
- a CDS encoding methyl-accepting chemotaxis protein, translated to MSGIKNLKLRPKLLSAFGICAAITIVVAVLGQSGISRLYDLFRDSVDNNLYCITKIASVKSNVTASSGNMFKAIASTTRKMPQREIEESLRGVDENVIQAKKDFDAYRTAPLDDDERTAGDAFLRDWVTYTAAIRDINGALRSGDSEQLDRLISAVFEPVYKKLTEELDIIISSNGRQANESAETGVETNRQSTWILLVGSLVAVGSAIGLGLVVTNVITQPIFESMHSAAKVADGDLTHPIVEGGKDETGQLLRALANMQSNLKGTVQQIAGASDQLASAAEELTAVTYEGTKALVRQNDEIQQAATAVNQMTAAAEEVARSAANASQASAQTAEEAISGQGQVKQAITAMDTMTLEITDSTQRVQNLASQIRDITKVLDVIRSIAEQTNLLALNAAIEAARAGEQGRGFAVVADEVRALAHRTQDSTGEIESMINKVRQGADEAVQAMGKSQTLALSTQSLATEAGAALERISDGVGRINEQNLIIASAAEEQAQVARSVDRNLTNIQDLSAQSAAGANQTSASTQELSRLAISFNGMVAKFKL